From a region of the Flavobacterium sediminilitoris genome:
- a CDS encoding ribonucleoside triphosphate reductase, whose amino-acid sequence MEIYVIKRNGDYKLYESYKIKDAIEKSFNSVTVPYDESIYKTVLNQIEQKEVWAVEDIQDCIEKTLFEKGYFDVMRSFMLFRHTRKLQREHVDGLNDDTTYVDSTQTIEEYIFQTDWRINANANTSYSNAGLVNNTAGKIIANYWLDKVYTKEEGYAHRNGDIHIHDLDCLTGYCAGWSLRVLLNEGFNGVRGRVESKPPSHFREALGQMANFLGILQSEWAGAQAFSSFDTYLAPYVFKDNLSFDEVLKAVRSFVYNLNVPARWGQSPFTNITLDWVVPSDLKEQVPTKNDIHLFRGINKQVLLEKAKERGVSNLEEMRYEHFQKEMNLINKAYYTVMTEGDANGQPFTFPIPTVNITEDFDWDGENTEILFENTAKIGSSYFQNFIGSQYILNENGEKIENESAYKPNAVRSMCCRLQLDLRELLKRGNGLFGSAEMTGSIGVVTINMARLGYLYKNNKEDLYQQLDKLLEIAKSTLEKKRVFIQDMYERGLFPYTKRYLPHFRNHFSTIGVNGMNEMVLNFTDGMYDLTSGYGNDFCLDVLDYIRNRMKEYQKETGNLYNLEATPAEGTTYRFAKEDKKRFPEILQAGMEDNIYYTNSSQIPVDFTQDPFEALLMQDELQCKYTGGTVLHLYMNERISSSEACKNFVKTVITNFKLPYITVTPVFSVCPTHGYLNGEHEYCPKCDEILIENLNNTTYEHKN is encoded by the coding sequence ATGGAAATATATGTTATTAAAAGAAACGGCGATTATAAACTTTATGAAAGTTATAAAATAAAAGATGCAATCGAGAAGAGCTTTAATAGTGTAACTGTTCCGTATGATGAAAGTATTTATAAAACAGTACTAAACCAAATTGAACAAAAAGAAGTTTGGGCGGTTGAAGATATTCAAGATTGCATTGAAAAAACGCTGTTTGAAAAAGGATATTTTGATGTAATGCGTTCTTTTATGTTATTTCGTCATACTCGAAAACTACAAAGAGAACATGTAGATGGTTTAAACGATGACACTACTTATGTAGATAGCACACAAACTATTGAAGAATACATTTTTCAAACTGATTGGCGCATAAATGCAAATGCAAATACTTCCTATTCAAATGCAGGATTAGTAAACAATACTGCGGGTAAAATAATAGCTAATTATTGGTTAGACAAAGTTTATACTAAAGAAGAAGGCTACGCACATAGAAACGGAGATATTCACATTCATGATTTAGATTGTCTAACTGGTTATTGTGCAGGTTGGAGTTTGAGAGTGCTATTAAATGAAGGTTTTAATGGCGTTAGAGGTCGTGTAGAAAGCAAGCCTCCTTCTCATTTTAGAGAAGCACTCGGACAAATGGCTAACTTCTTGGGAATATTACAAAGTGAATGGGCAGGCGCACAAGCTTTCAGCTCATTTGACACCTATTTGGCTCCTTATGTTTTCAAAGATAATTTATCTTTTGATGAAGTTTTAAAAGCAGTTAGAAGTTTCGTTTATAATTTAAATGTTCCAGCTCGTTGGGGACAATCTCCTTTTACGAATATTACCTTAGATTGGGTAGTTCCCTCTGACTTGAAAGAACAAGTTCCAACTAAAAATGACATTCATCTATTTAGAGGAATTAACAAACAAGTTTTATTAGAAAAAGCAAAAGAAAGAGGCGTTTCTAACTTAGAAGAAATGCGTTACGAACATTTTCAAAAAGAAATGAACCTCATCAATAAAGCTTATTATACGGTTATGACCGAAGGCGATGCAAATGGGCAACCGTTTACTTTTCCTATTCCAACAGTAAATATCACAGAAGATTTTGATTGGGATGGAGAGAACACTGAAATCCTTTTCGAGAATACTGCTAAAATTGGTTCATCTTATTTTCAAAACTTCATAGGAAGTCAATACATTTTAAATGAAAATGGAGAAAAGATTGAAAACGAAAGTGCTTATAAACCAAATGCTGTGCGAAGTATGTGCTGTCGTTTGCAACTCGATTTACGTGAATTATTAAAACGTGGAAACGGTCTTTTTGGAAGTGCCGAAATGACAGGAAGTATTGGTGTAGTTACTATTAATATGGCTAGACTTGGTTATCTGTACAAAAACAATAAAGAAGACTTATATCAACAATTAGATAAATTATTAGAAATTGCTAAATCTACTTTAGAGAAAAAACGTGTCTTTATTCAAGATATGTACGAAAGAGGTTTGTTTCCTTATACCAAACGTTATTTACCCCACTTTAGAAACCATTTTTCTACAATTGGAGTAAATGGAATGAACGAAATGGTTTTAAATTTTACCGATGGTATGTACGATTTAACTTCTGGTTATGGCAATGATTTTTGTTTAGACGTTTTAGATTATATCCGAAACAGAATGAAAGAATACCAAAAAGAAACAGGTAATTTGTATAATTTGGAAGCAACACCTGCCGAAGGAACTACCTATCGATTTGCAAAAGAAGATAAAAAACGTTTTCCTGAAATTTTACAAGCAGGAATGGAAGACAATATTTATTATACGAATAGTTCACAAATACCTGTCGATTTTACTCAAGACCCATTTGAAGCTTTACTAATGCAAGATGAGTTGCAATGTAAATACACTGGAGGAACCGTACTGCATTTATACATGAATGAACGAATAAGCTCTTCAGAAGCTTGTAAAAACTTTGTAAAAACAGTAATAACAAACTTCAAATTACCTTATATAACAGTCACACCTGTATTTAGTGTTTGTCCAACTCATGGTTATTTAAATGGCGAACACGAATATTGTCCGAAATGCGATGAAATTTTAATTGAGAACCTTAATAACACAACTTATGAACACAAAAACTAA